The Sporanaerobacter acetigenes DSM 13106 genome contains the following window.
TTCTCCGAGTGCAGTCAGTATTTTTTCATTCCCTCTACTTGACCCCTACTGACAGGGTTCAAGCTTCAGTAGCTTCATGATTTCCGTTCCCTACTCAAAGCTTTGTAGGGCTCGGGTCCCCACTAAATTGACGCCCTATCTCAAGTCGTGGGATTCTCAAGTAGGACGGCTACCTAACTAGGCAGCTAATGCGTAATTATCGTCTGCGTTTAATTTTAAGTTGCCACTTTTAACGTTGCTTGGCGACAACGACTCGCTGCTCTTTACTCCACATCCCCGTCGAAACCAAATTCGCCCCCATTAATTAATATTTTTCTTTTACTTGTCTTTGAATTTTTCTTTCAACTTCTTTTTTGGCAATATCTTCTCTCTTGTCATATAATTTCTTTCCCTTAGCAATAGATAGTTCAATTTTAACTAATCCATCTTTTATATAAACTGTCAACGGAATCAACGCATATCCTTTTTGTGAAATGAATCCTGCCAATTTCCCAATTTCCCTCTTATGAAGAAGAAGTTTTCTAGTTCTAAGGGGATCTTGATTGTATATATTCCCTTGTTCATAAGGACTTATATGCATATTGTAAATATAAGCTTCTCCATTTTCAATAAGAACATAGCTATCCTTGATATTGCATCTACCTTTTCTTATGGATTTAACCTCTGTTCCGGTGAGAACTATACCCACTTCTATAGTATCTTCCACAAAGTATTCATGCTTTGCTTTTCTATTGGTAGCCATTATTTTAGAATTTTCATTAACCATAACAATCACCACATTACTTTTTTGAGTCTAGTATTTAGTTTATCAAATTTTTTCCACTATGTCAATAACTCCTTGTTGTAATCCAAAATTTAACACATAATAGTAGATAATCTTGAACGTAAATTTATTTACAAGAAATATTCCTATGATATAATATATTTAAAATATAAAAACAGAGGATGGTATGATGGAAAACCAAGGTAAAATAACTATAGGACAAAATTTAAAAAAAATCAGAAAAGAATTGGGCTTAAAACAATATGAAATAACTGGTGGAGAAATCACGAGAAATTTAATCAGCATCATTGAAAATGACAAGACACCACTATATGAAACTAATGCTAGAATAATTTCAGAAAATATGAATTCAATCATGGAAGAAAGAGGACTAGACATTTATATTGAGCCTGAAGATATTCTGAATCCAGAAAGATATGAAGCTAAAAAAAAGGCTGACCTATATATTGAAAATTTTAAGACCAAATTAAA
Protein-coding sequences here:
- the smpB gene encoding SsrA-binding protein SmpB — translated: MVNENSKIMATNRKAKHEYFVEDTIEVGIVLTGTEVKSIRKGRCNIKDSYVLIENGEAYIYNMHISPYEQGNIYNQDPLRTRKLLLHKREIGKLAGFISQKGYALIPLTVYIKDGLVKIELSIAKGKKLYDKREDIAKKEVERKIQRQVKEKY